From Nonlabens sp. Ci31, the proteins below share one genomic window:
- the rpe gene encoding ribulose-phosphate 3-epimerase yields MSKLIAPSVLAADFANLQRDVEMINRSEADWFHIDIMDGVFVPNISFGMPVLRDIVKHATKTIDCHLMIVDPDRYVETFAQLGCNILTVHYEACTHLHRTLQLIKSHGMKAGVALNPHTSVELLKDVIQDLDMVCLMSVNPGFGGQSFIENTYDKVGRLKDMIQAKGGDTLIEIDGGVTDKNAKQLVGAGADVLVAGSYVFKSADQEATIKSLRALANS; encoded by the coding sequence ATGTCTAAACTTATCGCTCCATCAGTACTCGCAGCAGACTTTGCTAACCTACAACGTGATGTAGAAATGATCAACCGTTCTGAAGCAGACTGGTTCCATATCGATATTATGGATGGTGTTTTTGTTCCTAACATCTCTTTTGGGATGCCTGTGTTGCGCGATATTGTAAAGCATGCGACTAAAACAATCGATTGTCATTTGATGATCGTAGATCCAGACCGTTATGTAGAAACTTTTGCACAACTAGGTTGTAACATTCTTACCGTTCATTATGAAGCTTGTACTCACTTGCACAGAACGCTGCAATTAATTAAATCCCACGGCATGAAAGCTGGTGTGGCTTTGAATCCGCATACTTCAGTGGAGTTATTAAAAGATGTGATTCAGGATCTGGACATGGTGTGTTTAATGAGTGTGAATCCTGGTTTTGGCGGGCAAAGTTTTATAGAGAATACCTATGATAAAGTAGGCAGGCTTAAAGACATGATTCAAGCCAAAGGTGGTGATACGCTTATAGAAATAGACGGTGGCGTAACCGATAAAAATGCCAAACAACTTGTAGGTGCTGGGGCAGATGTTTTGGTAGCTGGCAGCTATGTGTTTAAATCTGCAGATCAAGAAGCGACTATTAAAAGCTTGAGAGCGCTGGCAAATAGTTAG